From the genome of Spinacia oleracea cultivar Varoflay chromosome 2, BTI_SOV_V1, whole genome shotgun sequence, one region includes:
- the LOC130468091 gene encoding uncharacterized protein, which yields MVNITRKLGWKVGVRKSFDIYTIYFSSYNILFKCILVILLNIIPKKNIFLLKPDIYTNNFNRKTFLAAGARLGGVIMPPRVWMGTLDHELSTQGLNEHGYLIVSNLLPGLWIADVYTGNCVVCEAVCGETKTILSLWHSNLHLME from the exons ATGGTTAACATTACACGTAAATTGGGGTGGAAAGTAGGGGTACGCAAGTCATTTGACATATATACGATATATTTTTCATCATATAACATTTTGTTCAAATGTATTTTGGTCATTTTATTAAATATCATACCAAAGAAGAACATATTTCTTTTAAAACCTGATATATACACAAATAACTTTAACCGTAAAACCTTTCTCGCAGCTGGAGCTAGGCTTGGAGGCGTCATCATGCCACCAAGAGTATGGATGGGAACACTAGACCATGAGCTTAGTACACAGGGGTTGAATGAACATGGATACTTAATTGTGTCTAATCTTCTCCCAGGTTTATGGATTGCAG ATGTGTACACCGGAAACTGCGTTGTTTGTGAAGCTGTATGTGGCGAGACCAAAACTATTTTATCTCTGTGGCATTCGAATCTCCATTTGATGGAGTGA
- the LOC110782117 gene encoding uncharacterized protein, which produces MAPSSAPPLYRKTLPFPIPPRHPLVLPPPMPPPGLKLRRGSLGSLEEASPEMEVEPWAEVGDGSGGEGGDSGEEWCWFSGRREKVRRTLNSSRILTFFSPPMKQLVRSRNPNPNPNPNPNSMGGGGDQLTEKSRICVKNLPSYLTLDRFKAHFSQIGDLTDALLLRTKWIDFIVYFHNIKFLDLRSNLCLGKHANQSVAIFLKQRKYITDWSIKELVIRGWLEICRSKHSSPLEAGFKGERDICWKEILVSRIDAKIERKTDNKINEIDDSKFREFRQVMQSCSKRRIWADDLEAPMYKQSCTERDKPAQLNQQVWKKSIEMPNTDRSAQKEGGMQHENPTKFYKMACDSAVTDMDYCKSKIRKDWSDSESDTDENGVNSSQDDESPARENQVQQNIHGNIDSEKQECLLKGGLCDDSINLEKQSCHLEDADRMLQTCRIYVWNLPYAATEDEVAEFFNKFGKVKGVHLVIDKETKQPRGFGYVRYNSPEEVARALGDQIFQGRILRVVPAENTRGLHNLENHVPEGKGKTYKQQREEKRKALESNGDTRAWNSLFMHPDTIVENTARKYGVGKSVFLDREADDVAVRIALGEIDIIAETKKALTKAGVNVASLEEFAGRKSEGAKRSNHVLLVKNLPFSSSKGELSEMFGRFGSINNVIFPPTRTLALVIFVEPAEARAAFNCLRYKRYRDSILYLEWAPSNILCQGLVPSDDSKKDVAIKNPEAKEVLLEQQLEEINQVEIDSDGAELQTLYVKNLHFGTTDEKLGKYFRENVNDGKILSARVVKHLEEGKYVSSGYGFVEFDSSTTANNVLRVLQGTILDGHALKLQLSQPKKDTRAVQKVQKGQSSTKLIVRNLPFEATKKELRQLFSPFGQVKSLRLPKNCGGGKHRGFAFVEYSTKQGAQEALKALSRIHVYGRPMVIERANEGETLGELRERVAAQYANDCDMIENPMQITKKRKIM; this is translated from the exons ATGGCGCCCTCCTCGGCTCCACCACTCTATCGGAAGACATTGCCTTTCCCAATCCCTCCACGTCATCCATTAGTACTGCCGCCACCAATGCCGCCGCCTGGCTTGAAGTTGAGAAGGGGATCTTTGGGGAGTTTGGAAGAAGCGTCGCCGGAAATGGAAGTCGAACCTTGGGCCGAGGTTGGCGACGGTAGCGGGGGCGAAGGTGGTGACAGCGGTGAGGAGTGGTGTTGGTTcagtgggaggagagagaaagttcga CGTACTCTCAACAGTTCCCGAATTCTGACCTTTTTCTCTCCTCCAATGAAGCAGCTTGTGAG GTCTCGCAATCCAAACCCTAATCCCAATCCCAATCCCAATTCcatgggtggtggtggtgatcaGTTAACAGAGAAATCTCGAATATGCGTGAAGAATTTGCCCAGTTACCTCACATTGGATCGTTTCAAAGCCCACTTTTCCCAAATTGGCGACCTCACTGATGCCTTGCTTCTCCGTACCaa GTGGATTGATTTCAttgtatattttcataatattaaattCTTAGATTTACGGTCAAACTTGTGCCTTGGCAAACATGCTAAtcaaagtgttgcaatttttttgaaacagaggaagtatataacAGATTGGAGCATTAAAGAATTGGTAATTAGAG GTTGGTTGGAAATCTGCAGATCCAAACATTCCTCGCCCTTGGAAGCGGGGTTCAAAGGAGAAAGAGATATCTGCTGGAAAGAAATTTTGGTTTCTAGGATCGACGCCAAAATAGAAAGGAAGACCGACAACAAAATTAATGAAATTGATGATTCCAAGTTTCGGGAATTTCGTCAAGTTATGCAGTCATGTTCTAAGAGAAGAATTTGGGCTGATGATCTAGAAGCACCTATGTATAAGCAATCTTGCACTGAGAGAGATAAGCCTGCTCAGTTAAACCAACAAGTTTGGAAGAAGTCCATAGAAATGCCGAATACAGATAGAAGTGCTCAAAAGGAGGGCGGCATGCAACATGAAAACCCAACAAAATTTTACAAGATGGCATGTGATTCTGCTGTCACAGATATGGATTACTGTAAAAGTAAAATTAGAAAAGACTGGTCTGATTCAGAAAGTGATACTGACGAAAATGGGGTAAATTCTAGTCAGGATGATGAATCTCCTGCTCGAGAAAATCAGGTGCAGCAAAATATTCATGGAAACATTGATTCAGAGAAGCAAGAATGTCTGCTAAAAGGTGGTCTTTGTGATGATTCAATAAACCTTGAGAAGCAAAGTTGTCATTTAGAAGATGCAGACAGAATGCTTCAAACCTGTCGTATTTATGTTTGGAATCTTCCCTATGCTGCAAC GGAAGATGAAGTGGCAGAGTTCTTCAATAAATTTGGAAAGGTCAAAGGTGTCCATCTAGTCATTGATAAAGAGACAAAACAACCCAGAGGTTTCGGTTATGTTCGTTATAACTCACCAGAAGAAGTTGCAAG GGCGCTGGGTGATCAAATTTTTCAGGGGAGAATTCTACGAGTAGTTCCAGCAGAAAATACACGTGGTTTGCATAATTTAGA AAATCATGTACCTGAGGGCAAAGGCAAAACATATAAGCAACAGAGGGAGGAAAAAAGGAAGGCCTTAGAATCAAATGGCGATACTCGAGCATGGAACAGTTTGTTTATGCATCCTGACACT ATTGTTGAAAATACTGCTAGGAAATATGGGGTCGGTAAGAGTGTCTTTCTAGATCGTGAAGCTGATGATGTTGCTGTACGCATTGCTCTTGGAGAAATTGATATTATTGCAGAAACTAAGAAGGCTCTAACAAAGGCCGGGGTAAATGTGGCTTCCTTGGAGGAATTTGCTGGTAGGAAATCTGAAGGTGCCAAGAGAAGCAACCATGTCTTACTAGTCAAGAATTTGCCTTTCAGTTCGAGCAAAGGTGAACTTTCTGAAATGTTTGGCAGATTTGGGAGTATTAACAATGTTATTTTTCCTCCAACAAGAACACTGGCATTG GTAATCTTTGTTGAACCAGCTGAAGCTCGCGCTGCTTTTAATTGCCTCCGTTACAAGCGTTACAG GGATTCTATATTGTATTTGGAATGGGCTCCCAGCAATATCCTTTGTCAAGGTCTGGTGCCTAGTGATGATTCAAAGAAGGATGTGGCCATTAAGAATCCAGAAGCTAAGGAAGTCTTACTAGAGCAGCAACTTGAGGAGATAAACCAAGTTGAAATAGATTCCGATGGAGCCGAG TTACAAACCCTTTATGTGAAGAACCTTCATTTTGGGACAACAGATGAGAAGTTGGGGAAGTATTTTAGGGAAAACGTGAATGATGGAAAGATTTTGAGTGCTAGG GTTGTAAAGCACTTAGAAGAGGGGAAGTATGTCTCAAGTGGTTATGGTTTTGTGGAGTTTGATTCTTCAACGACAGCAAATAATGTTCTTAGGGTGTTACAG GGGACTATTTTGGATGGGCATGCGTTGAAGTTGCAACTTTCTCAGCCCAAGAAAGATACGAGAGCTGTTCAGAAAGTTCAAAAGGGTCAAAGTTCCACAAAATTAATAGTTAGAAACTTGCCGTTTGAGGCAACGAAGAAAGAACTAAGACAACTGTTCAGTCCTTTTGGTCAG GTGAAAAGTTTGAGGCTTCCTAAAAATTGTGGGGGAGGAAAACACAGAGGGTTTGCTTTTGTGGAGTATTCCACAAAACAAGGGGCCCAGGAAGCATTGAAAGCTCTATCAAGGATCCATGTTTACGGGCGGCCAATG GTTATAGAACGAGCGAATGAGGGCGAAACATTAGGGGAACTTCGAGAAAGAGTAGCAGCTCAATACGCCAATGATTGCGACATGATCGAGAATCCAATGCAGATTACTAAGAAAAGAAAGATTATGTAG
- the LOC110781961 gene encoding ferredoxin-thioredoxin reductase, variable chain, chloroplastic (The RefSeq protein has 1 substitution, 1 non-frameshifting indel compared to this genomic sequence), with translation MTTGVAVMSSATAASTATATAAATARIPLFLSRNNSSATVCSTLRCRTITRTRTRERLAICCEVALKSDSSTGFDSSSSSSPPEEDEELKKNLEKVGCKVKVKSPLKVYHVPKLPEVELTPDMVGVIKQYVGFWKGKYISPNYPFKVEYRIDVPDRGSVKLVVHLKEEEFEIIAE, from the coding sequence ATGACAACAGGTGTGGCAGTAATGTCATCAGCAACAGCAGCATCAACCGCAACCGCAACGGCGGCGGCGACGGCGAGAATACCACTCTTCCTAAGCCGCAACAACTCATCGGCCACCGTCTGCAGCACCCTGAGGTGCAGAACAATAACACGAACAAGAACCAGAGCCAGACTAGCAATATGCTGTGAAGTAGCTTTGAAATCCGATTCTTCAACCGGGTTcgattcatcatcatcatcacctcCAGAAGAAGACGAGGAATTGAAGAAGAATCTGGAGAAAGTTGGATGCAAGGTTAAGGTGAAATCCCCTCTTAAAGTCTACCATGTTCCTAAATTACCTGAAGTTGAATTAACCCCAGATATGGTTGGGGTTATTAAGCAGTATGTTGGATTCTGGAAAGGGAAATACATTTCCCCTAATTATCCTTTCAAAGTTGAGTACCGCATCGATGTCCCTGACCGTGGTTCTGTCAAATTAGTTGTTCATCTTAAAGAAGAAGAATTCGAAATCATAGCAGAGTAG